From a region of the Mercurialis annua linkage group LG1-X, ddMerAnnu1.2, whole genome shotgun sequence genome:
- the LOC126674871 gene encoding uncharacterized protein LOC126674871, with translation MRAVCNSYEESDAPLIYGCSAVADCWKIVRVPVLSIGSDDIVDWVQKWLFELEMEERSLVAMVCWYLWLNKNSIVWNKKLGSAQSIIAAASHQCTAWKVANAAMLQLRQVEISRDDAQVWWKPPPKDWMKVKVDAAVFGRSEGVGLGIVVRAGLVGSYSASSPH, from the coding sequence ATGCGTGCTGTCTGCAATAGCTATGAGGAGTCTGATGCTCCTCTTATTTATGGCTGCAGTGCTGTGGCTGATTGCTGGAAAATTGTTAGAGTTCCGGTGTTGAGTATTGGCAGTGATGATATTGTGGATTGGGTTCAAAAGTGGCTGTTTGAGCTGGAAATGGAGGAGAGATCTCTTGTGGCTATGGTCTGTTGGTATCTGTGGTTAAACAAAAACAGTATAGTTTGGAACAAAAAGTTGGGGTCGGCTCAGTCTATTATTGCAGCTGCTAGTCACCAGTGTACTGCTTGGAAGGTGGCAAATGCAGCGATGCTTCAGCTCAGGCAGGTGGAGATCAGCAGAGATGATGCCCAGGTCTGGTGGAAGCCTCCTCCCAAGGATTGGATGAAGGTGAAAGTTGACGCGGCAGTTTTTGGCAGGAGTGAAGGGGTTGGTCTCGGAATTGTAGTAAGGGCCGGATTGGTTGGGAGTTATTCTGCAAGCTCGCCACATTAG
- the LOC126665850 gene encoding pentatricopeptide repeat-containing protein At2g28050, with protein MTVQKFLKTLKTVKRTHLSKPYQKELPYSISKTLISPSSTILSDLNPSKFHQIISNPRHNPLQCLHFYNFFIKNQSLTSFEPDLQTHLTLISRLIEAQKFSDVEKLLKYLLIDEFNRYPFPFLASTIENCCCFELDVVAKLFNLMLNVYSDNGKFDLVIKTFDHMKNNEIQIDERTCTMHLLQLKKNDQISLSLEFFNQMVESGIEISVYSLTIVVDGLCKRGEIKRCRRLVEKMAIKGIKPNIVTYNVMINTCTKRWNFEELDCLLVLMEKEGVEFNANTFKFLIDGYTSFGKIQEAEELVSKMHDMNMKADSYMYYLIINGYCKLGFIDRALLLFDKMINRGISSNVDTSWALINGICKAGMMEVAMVYVSKIQSRGFELDQAMFNELVDGFCNKGMIDEAFELQIEMASRGFDADVCKCCKIIGGLLKFKRFDAAKELVSVVVSRDGSSNKLIMIDVDGNLV; from the coding sequence atgACAGTCcaaaaatttctcaaaaccctaaaaactgTAAAAAGAACCCATCTTTCAAAACCCTATCAAAAAGAATTACCATACTCCAtttctaaaaccctaatttCCCCTTCTTCCACAATTCTCTCAGATCTCAACCCATCAAAATTCCATCAAATTATATCCAACCCACGTCACAATCCCTTACAATGCTTACATTTCtacaattttttcataaaaaatcaatCTCTGACCTCATTTGAACCTGATCTCCAAACCCATTTGACTCTAATTTCTAGGCTTATAGAGGCTCAAAAGTTCTCTGATGTAgagaaacttttaaaatatttgttgatTGATGAATTTAACAGGTACCCATTTCCATTTTTAGCTTCTACTATTGAGAATTGCTGCTGTTTCGAGCTAGATGTTGTAGCAAAGCTGTTTAATTTAATGCTCAATGTTTATTCTGATAATGGCAAGTTTGATTTAGTTATTAAGACTTTTGATCACATGAAGAATAATGAAATTCAGATTGATGAGAGGACATGTACTATGCATTTGCTTCAACTTAAGAAAAATGATCAGATAAGTTTAAGTCTTGAGTTTTTTAATCAAATGGTCGAGTCGGGTATTGAAATTTCGGTGTATTCGCTAACAATTGTGGTTGATGGGTTGTGTAAGAGAGGAGAGATTAAGAGATGTAGAAGATTGGTGGAGAAAATGGCAATAAAAGGGATTAAACCGAATATCGTAACGTATAATGTAATGATAAATACTTGTACGAAAAGATGGAATTTTGAGGAATTAGATTGTTTGTTAGTTTTGATGGAAAAGGAAGGAGTGGAATTTAATGCAAACACATTTAAATTCTTGATTGATGGGTACACGAGCTTCGGAAAAATTCAAGAAGCAGAGGAATTGGTGTCAAAAAtgcatgatatgaatatgaaagcAGATAGCTACATGTATTATCTGATAATCAATGGATATTGTAAACTAGGGTTTATAGATAGAGCACTTCTGCTGTTTGATAAGATGATCAATAGAGGTATTAGCTCCAATGTCGACACGTCTTGGGCGTTGATAAATGGAATCTGCAAAGCTGGAATGATGGAGGTCGCTATGGTATATGTAAGTAAAATTCAGAGCAGAGGATTTGAGCTAGACCAGGCTATGTTTAATGAATTAGTTGATGGATTTTGTAATAAAGGAATGATTGATGAAGCTTTTGAATTGCAAATAGAGATGGCGAGTAGAGGTTTTGATGCTGATGTATGCAAATGTTGCAAAATAATTGGTGGGTTATTGAAGTTTAAGCGATTTGATGCGGCGAAAGAGTTGGTGAGCGTAGTGGTTAGCAGAGATGGTAGCTCTAACAAGTTGATTATGATTGATGTGGATGGAAATCTGGTCTGA
- the LOC126664225 gene encoding P-loop NTPase domain-containing protein LPA1 homolog 1-like isoform X1 → MATEVAKLLYIVVMDEEVKGKESFRYTRPVLQSTLQLMGCKARHAFKISKRVFELMRSESSGDALLPKLEVTGVDVAKGNEWKEFSSKSLPFELYKRRTTVIVRRETFLNVVCSSLTEYKYVGTNQRADLVLACRIRERKESVTVLLCGTSGCGKSTLSALLGSRLGITTVISTDSIRHMMRSFVDEKQNPLLWASTYHAGEYLDPVAVAEAKAKRKEKKLAGIANARPKDEVSDGSTTVKSDGESPDAGVSTAELISSKQMAVEGYKAQSEMVIDSLDRLITAWEERKESVVVEGVHLSLNFVMGLMKKHPSIIPFMIYITNEDKHMERFAVRAKYMTLDPAKNKYVKYIRNIRTIQDYLTKRADKHLVPKINNTNVDKSVAAIHATVFSCLRRRETGEPLYDPTTNTVSVVDEEYRNQCAANSLSSKGMYQLIQRKGSSRHLMALVNTDGSVAKAWPVDSVDRNGNPILGHGIGGGRGIPMYGPLQIGKAEPINLQFGHFGISAWPSEGGTSHTGSIDESRADGTDTGSKYHSSCCSSPRMSISDGHSKELKEEQSVHGSDEEVDDPPEVDSDEDFSDDEDHHVDEEVGSVDEESTKSDEEYDDLAMQDVHENGYWSDDNDESKDEVPPISAGRLSSPQKGDKYTQNLDRFIRSRSEPLGEPLCAYSSLLAVKGGRGVADTGNVKMRKRSLSIPAIGKHGSAVSDPILSGAP, encoded by the exons ATGGCGACGGAGGTGGCGAAGCTGCTGTATATAGTGGTGATGGATGAGGAAGTGAAAGGAAAAGAGTCGTTTAGGTACACGCGTCCGGTTTTGCAGAGTACTCTGCAACTCATGGGATGTAAAGCGCGTCATGCTTTTAAG ATTAGCAAAAGGGTTTTTGAACTGATGAGAAGTGAATCTTCAGGAGATGCTCTACTTCCTAAACTGGAGGTAACTGGAGTTGATGTTGCAAAAGGAAATGAGTGGAAAGAATTTAGTAGCAAGAGtttaccatttgagctatacaAACGGCGGACAACTGTAATTGTTAGAAGAGAAACTTTCTTAAATGTTGTTTGCAGTTCGTTGACCGAGTATAAGTATGTGGGTACTAACCAGAGGGCAGACTTGGTTTTGGCATGCAG AATTCGAGAAAGGAAGGAATCTGTGACTGTGTTGCTTTGTGGAACTAGTGGTTGTGGAAAATCTACTTTGTCCGCCTTGCTG GGTAGCAGATTAGGAATTACGACAGTGATATCTACTGACTCTATTCGGCACATGATGAGAAGTTTTGTTGATGAGAAGCAGAATCCTTTACTATGGGCTTCAACTTACCATGCAGGAGAATACTTGGACCCTGTGGCAGTTGCTGAGGCAAAAGctaaaagaaaggaaaaaaaattagctggGATTGCAAATGCACGACCTAAGGATGAAGTTTCTGATGGTTCTACTACGGTGAAATCTGACGGTGAATCACCAGATGCAGGGGTCAGTACAGCTGAACTGATTAGTTCTAAACAAATGGCAGTTGAAGGATACAAGGCACAAAGTGAAATGGTTATTGACAGTCTAGATCGTCTAATAACTGCTTGGGAAGAGAGGAAAGAATCAGTGGTTGTTGAGGGTGTTCACTTGAGCCTTAATTTTGTA ATGGGGCTTATGAAGAAACATCCTTCAATCATACCCTTCATGATATATATTACAAATGAAGACAAACACATGGAACGATTTGCTGTCCGAGCAAAGTATATGACGTTAGATCCagctaaaaataaatatgtaaagTATATAAGAAACATCAGAACAATCCAAGATTATCTAACCAAACGGGCCGATAAACATCTCGTCCCGAAAATTAACAACACGAATGTTGACAAGAGTGTGGCAGCCATTCATGCAACAGTTTTTAGCTGTCTTCGTAGGCGCGAGACAGGAGAGCCGCTTTATGATCCTACAACAAATACTGTTTCTGTTGTTGATGAAGAATATAGAAACCAATGTGCTGCCAACTCATTGAGCTCTAAAGGAATGTATCAACTTATTCAGAGGAAAGGTTCATCACGGCATCTAATGGCTCTTGTTAATACTGATGGGTCTGTGGCAAAGGCCTGGCCTGTTGATTCTGTGGATAGAAATGGGAATCCTATATTGGGCCATGGGATTGGCGGTGGAAGAGGGATCCCTATGTATGGACCATTGCAGATTGGTAAGGCTGAACCAATTAATCTTCAGTTCGGCCACTTCGGAATCAGTGCTTGGCCGAGTGAAGGTGGTACCAGTCATACTGGCAGTATTGATGAATCTCGGGCTGATGGGACTGATACTGGAAGTAAATACCACTCTTCTTGCTGCAGTTCACCTCGCATGTCGATATCCGATGGGCATTCAAAGGAG CTAAAGGAGGAACAATCTGTGCATGGTAGTGATGAAGAAGTTGACGACCCACCGGAGGTGGACAGTGATGAGGATTTTAGTGACGATGAGGATCACCACGTGGATGAAGAG GTCGGCTCAGTTGATGAGGAGTCCACAAAATCTGACGAAGAGTATGATGATCTAGCAATGCAAGATGTACACGAAAATGGTTATTGGTCGGATGACAACGACGAGTCCAAAGATGAGGTGCCGCCTATTTCTGCCGGCCGCCTCTCAAGTCCTCAGAAAGGAGATAAGTACACTCAAAATCTAGACCGCTTCATTAGATCTAGAAGCGAGCCACTTGGTGAGCCGTTATGCGCATACTCTTCCCTGCTTGCGGTAAAGGGTGGGAGGGGAGTGGCCGATACCGGTAATGTGAAAATGAGAAAACGCTCACTAAGCATTCCGGCCATCGGAAAACATGGGTCTGCAGTTAGTGATCCCATCCTTTCTGGAGCTCCGTAG
- the LOC126664225 gene encoding P-loop NTPase domain-containing protein LPA1 homolog 1-like isoform X2 has protein sequence MLLRIRERKESVTVLLCGTSGCGKSTLSALLGSRLGITTVISTDSIRHMMRSFVDEKQNPLLWASTYHAGEYLDPVAVAEAKAKRKEKKLAGIANARPKDEVSDGSTTVKSDGESPDAGVSTAELISSKQMAVEGYKAQSEMVIDSLDRLITAWEERKESVVVEGVHLSLNFVMGLMKKHPSIIPFMIYITNEDKHMERFAVRAKYMTLDPAKNKYVKYIRNIRTIQDYLTKRADKHLVPKINNTNVDKSVAAIHATVFSCLRRRETGEPLYDPTTNTVSVVDEEYRNQCAANSLSSKGMYQLIQRKGSSRHLMALVNTDGSVAKAWPVDSVDRNGNPILGHGIGGGRGIPMYGPLQIGKAEPINLQFGHFGISAWPSEGGTSHTGSIDESRADGTDTGSKYHSSCCSSPRMSISDGHSKELKEEQSVHGSDEEVDDPPEVDSDEDFSDDEDHHVDEEVGSVDEESTKSDEEYDDLAMQDVHENGYWSDDNDESKDEVPPISAGRLSSPQKGDKYTQNLDRFIRSRSEPLGEPLCAYSSLLAVKGGRGVADTGNVKMRKRSLSIPAIGKHGSAVSDPILSGAP, from the exons ATGCTTTTAAG AATTCGAGAAAGGAAGGAATCTGTGACTGTGTTGCTTTGTGGAACTAGTGGTTGTGGAAAATCTACTTTGTCCGCCTTGCTG GGTAGCAGATTAGGAATTACGACAGTGATATCTACTGACTCTATTCGGCACATGATGAGAAGTTTTGTTGATGAGAAGCAGAATCCTTTACTATGGGCTTCAACTTACCATGCAGGAGAATACTTGGACCCTGTGGCAGTTGCTGAGGCAAAAGctaaaagaaaggaaaaaaaattagctggGATTGCAAATGCACGACCTAAGGATGAAGTTTCTGATGGTTCTACTACGGTGAAATCTGACGGTGAATCACCAGATGCAGGGGTCAGTACAGCTGAACTGATTAGTTCTAAACAAATGGCAGTTGAAGGATACAAGGCACAAAGTGAAATGGTTATTGACAGTCTAGATCGTCTAATAACTGCTTGGGAAGAGAGGAAAGAATCAGTGGTTGTTGAGGGTGTTCACTTGAGCCTTAATTTTGTA ATGGGGCTTATGAAGAAACATCCTTCAATCATACCCTTCATGATATATATTACAAATGAAGACAAACACATGGAACGATTTGCTGTCCGAGCAAAGTATATGACGTTAGATCCagctaaaaataaatatgtaaagTATATAAGAAACATCAGAACAATCCAAGATTATCTAACCAAACGGGCCGATAAACATCTCGTCCCGAAAATTAACAACACGAATGTTGACAAGAGTGTGGCAGCCATTCATGCAACAGTTTTTAGCTGTCTTCGTAGGCGCGAGACAGGAGAGCCGCTTTATGATCCTACAACAAATACTGTTTCTGTTGTTGATGAAGAATATAGAAACCAATGTGCTGCCAACTCATTGAGCTCTAAAGGAATGTATCAACTTATTCAGAGGAAAGGTTCATCACGGCATCTAATGGCTCTTGTTAATACTGATGGGTCTGTGGCAAAGGCCTGGCCTGTTGATTCTGTGGATAGAAATGGGAATCCTATATTGGGCCATGGGATTGGCGGTGGAAGAGGGATCCCTATGTATGGACCATTGCAGATTGGTAAGGCTGAACCAATTAATCTTCAGTTCGGCCACTTCGGAATCAGTGCTTGGCCGAGTGAAGGTGGTACCAGTCATACTGGCAGTATTGATGAATCTCGGGCTGATGGGACTGATACTGGAAGTAAATACCACTCTTCTTGCTGCAGTTCACCTCGCATGTCGATATCCGATGGGCATTCAAAGGAG CTAAAGGAGGAACAATCTGTGCATGGTAGTGATGAAGAAGTTGACGACCCACCGGAGGTGGACAGTGATGAGGATTTTAGTGACGATGAGGATCACCACGTGGATGAAGAG GTCGGCTCAGTTGATGAGGAGTCCACAAAATCTGACGAAGAGTATGATGATCTAGCAATGCAAGATGTACACGAAAATGGTTATTGGTCGGATGACAACGACGAGTCCAAAGATGAGGTGCCGCCTATTTCTGCCGGCCGCCTCTCAAGTCCTCAGAAAGGAGATAAGTACACTCAAAATCTAGACCGCTTCATTAGATCTAGAAGCGAGCCACTTGGTGAGCCGTTATGCGCATACTCTTCCCTGCTTGCGGTAAAGGGTGGGAGGGGAGTGGCCGATACCGGTAATGTGAAAATGAGAAAACGCTCACTAAGCATTCCGGCCATCGGAAAACATGGGTCTGCAGTTAGTGATCCCATCCTTTCTGGAGCTCCGTAG